In Candidatus Methanomethylophilus alvi Mx1201, a genomic segment contains:
- a CDS encoding NusA-like transcription termination signal-binding factor: MAADIVLTEDTLRYIALFQQLTHTNAVDCMDTEDKLVFVVEKGQGNIAVGKKGEHVIKLKDMTGKNIQVVEYSDDPQQFVMNVFHIYNPQKVVIEQRGNITHATVTVDPKLKGRAIGKAGKNLRIARDIVNRHHDIQSLSVD; the protein is encoded by the coding sequence ATCGCCCTGTTCCAGCAGTTGACCCACACCAATGCGGTCGACTGCATGGACACCGAGGACAAGCTCGTGTTTGTCGTCGAGAAGGGTCAGGGTAACATAGCGGTCGGAAAGAAGGGGGAGCACGTCATAAAGCTCAAGGACATGACCGGGAAGAACATCCAGGTGGTCGAGTACTCGGACGATCCCCAGCAGTTCGTCATGAACGTGTTCCACATATACAATCCTCAGAAGGTCGTTATCGAGCAGCGCGGGAACATAACGCACGCCACCGTGACGGTGGACCCCAAACTCAAGGGTCGTGCGATCGGCAAAGCCGGAAAGAATCTGCGCATAGCCAGGGATATCGTGAACAGACATCACGACATCCAGAGCCTCAGTGTGGATTGA